The following coding sequences are from one Leptospira mayottensis 200901116 window:
- a CDS encoding phosphopantothenoylcysteine decarboxylase — MGFSKAIITSGPTREWIDPVRYISNASSGKMGFHIAEATATWIPEVIYIHGQVLESYKSPAGTKRISVETTSDLCDAILSEIQAETILIMAAAPVDFRPLKSGESKIKKEDGNETLLLELVKNPDILKTVGSKITNEGIPGCCLVGFAAETDSLEEYAQAKLKSKNLNYIIGNYVGKNEKGFGEVDTTVFIFSAFGRVAEIGPFSKEVVSCKIVEFLKKETEKSFVKL; from the coding sequence GTGGGATTTTCCAAGGCTATCATTACATCCGGACCGACGAGAGAATGGATCGATCCAGTTCGATATATTTCGAACGCTTCTTCTGGTAAAATGGGATTTCACATCGCGGAAGCGACCGCAACGTGGATCCCCGAGGTTATTTATATTCACGGCCAGGTTTTAGAATCTTATAAAAGCCCCGCAGGAACTAAAAGAATCTCCGTGGAAACTACTTCCGATTTATGTGATGCAATCCTTTCTGAGATTCAAGCAGAAACGATTTTGATTATGGCGGCGGCTCCTGTGGACTTCCGTCCCCTTAAAAGCGGAGAATCTAAAATTAAGAAAGAAGACGGAAATGAAACCCTTCTTCTCGAACTCGTTAAAAATCCGGATATCCTCAAAACGGTCGGTTCCAAGATTACAAACGAAGGTATTCCAGGTTGTTGTTTGGTCGGTTTTGCAGCGGAAACGGATTCTTTAGAGGAATACGCTCAAGCCAAACTCAAAAGTAAAAATTTAAATTATATTATAGGGAATTACGTAGGGAAGAACGAGAAAGGCTTTGGCGAAGTGGATACGACCGTGTTTATTTTTTCCGCTTTTGGAAGAGTTGCGGAAATCGGTCCTTTTTCCAAAGAAGTCGTTTCTTGTAAGATCGTAGAATTTTTAAAGAAGGAAACCGAAAAATCTTTCGTGAAATTATAG
- a CDS encoding phosphopantothenoylcysteine decarboxylase, with product MSNSGKEILIAVSGSIAAYKACELVRNLTKQGYPVNVIMTAHATKFVGPITFEAMTGKKVRIDEYEQGMAHIDAKNSASVIAVVPATANIIGKMANGIADDLITSTYLAANCPVIVAPAMNPFMYAHPAVRRNLKRLTDDGVILADPSEGVVICGDEGYGKLAEISLIQKLILDVHQKNS from the coding sequence ATGTCCAATTCTGGAAAAGAAATACTCATTGCTGTTTCAGGAAGTATAGCAGCCTATAAAGCTTGTGAGCTCGTGCGGAATCTCACGAAACAAGGCTATCCGGTAAATGTGATTATGACCGCACACGCGACTAAGTTTGTCGGTCCGATTACGTTCGAAGCAATGACCGGCAAAAAAGTTCGGATCGACGAATACGAACAGGGAATGGCTCATATCGATGCAAAAAATTCCGCCTCAGTGATTGCAGTGGTTCCCGCAACCGCGAACATCATCGGTAAGATGGCAAATGGAATTGCGGACGATCTAATAACTTCTACGTATCTTGCGGCAAATTGTCCGGTGATCGTAGCTCCGGCGATGAATCCTTTTATGTATGCTCATCCGGCGGTTCGGAGAAATTTAAAACGTCTAACGGACGACGGAGTAATTCTCGCGGATCCTTCCGAAGGTGTGGTCATTTGTGGAGATGAAGGTTATGGAAAGTTAGCCGAAATTTCTTTGATTCAAAAGTTGATTTTGGACGTGCACCAAAAAAATTCTTAA
- a CDS encoding hemolysin family protein, with protein MELIGFFIIVLLIFANGFFVSAEFALVSIRPSRLEELIKENKPLALVTKRAAQKLNDMLSVCQVGITIASLLLGWVGEGYVSRWLVFLLEMFGYSSSEATIHGLAITVSFTIITFLHILLGELLPKTIAIQNTETIALFISIPLFFFYYIFYPITFFLNELTSFLLRLMGIQANKSRMMHSPEELMIIIEEQNKQGKIDQEEFQIIQNTFQFSEHQAKDVMTHRLSIIGIPHDTMMDSLISIIAEHHFSRYPIYEGNTDKIIGIIHVQTYLTWLSNSKKGRKEKVTAIMQPPIFVPEGLSIEKVMQKLRENKQHMAIVIDEYGGVSGLLTLEDIIEEIFGQIRDETDDHETDPFPTQHSDSFSIDGAAELDDLKEILVGVQEEEIKDIRTIAGFILGRLEDMPEEGSTITLQSGTLTVEKMEGNKILSVRFTRVGLGNKVQSKK; from the coding sequence ATGGAATTAATCGGTTTTTTTATCATCGTACTACTTATATTCGCCAATGGATTTTTCGTTTCCGCAGAATTCGCTTTGGTTTCAATTCGTCCATCCCGTTTGGAAGAATTGATTAAGGAAAATAAACCTCTCGCGCTCGTTACAAAACGTGCCGCTCAAAAATTGAACGACATGTTGTCCGTCTGTCAGGTCGGAATCACAATCGCCAGCCTTTTGTTAGGTTGGGTCGGCGAGGGATACGTTTCAAGATGGCTTGTTTTTCTTTTAGAAATGTTCGGGTATTCCTCAAGCGAGGCGACAATCCACGGTTTGGCGATTACAGTTTCGTTCACGATCATCACGTTTCTTCATATTCTTTTGGGAGAACTTCTTCCTAAAACGATCGCAATTCAGAATACGGAAACAATCGCTCTTTTTATCAGCATTCCTTTATTCTTCTTTTATTATATATTCTATCCGATTACTTTTTTCTTAAACGAATTGACTTCCTTTCTTTTGAGGTTGATGGGAATTCAAGCCAATAAGAGTAGAATGATGCACTCCCCCGAAGAATTGATGATTATCATAGAAGAGCAAAATAAACAGGGGAAGATCGACCAGGAAGAATTTCAGATCATCCAAAACACGTTCCAGTTTTCGGAACATCAGGCAAAGGACGTGATGACTCATCGTTTGAGTATCATAGGGATTCCACACGATACTATGATGGATTCCTTGATTTCGATTATCGCGGAACATCATTTTTCGAGATATCCGATTTACGAAGGCAATACGGATAAGATTATAGGAATCATCCACGTTCAAACATATCTTACTTGGTTATCCAATTCCAAAAAAGGAAGAAAGGAAAAAGTAACAGCCATTATGCAACCTCCGATTTTCGTCCCCGAGGGTCTTTCGATCGAAAAGGTGATGCAAAAACTCAGAGAAAACAAACAGCATATGGCGATCGTTATCGACGAATACGGCGGAGTTTCCGGTCTTCTTACTTTAGAGGATATCATCGAAGAAATTTTCGGACAGATACGCGACGAAACTGACGATCACGAGACAGACCCGTTTCCCACACAACATTCCGATAGTTTTTCGATTGATGGGGCAGCGGAGTTGGACGATTTGAAAGAAATTCTCGTAGGCGTTCAAGAAGAAGAGATCAAGGACATTCGTACGATTGCGGGTTTTATCTTAGGTCGTTTAGAAGATATGCCGGAAGAAGGTTCCACGATTACTTTACAATCGGGAACTCTTACCGTTGAGAAAATGGAAGGGAATAAAATCCTTTCCGTACGTTTTACGAGAGTCGGCTTAGGCAATAAGGTTCAGTCTAAGAAATAA